One Telluria mixta DNA window includes the following coding sequences:
- the glk gene encoding glucokinase → MITSEHHLSRPHARPHASSLLRPVSVQVPTSALALGFPRLVGDVGGTNARFALIEGPDGIPAHLRTLRVADHVNIADAIESYLTSLEQDGATTDRPCAAALALATPIGGDSVVMTNNGWRFSRHALQERLGLDALLLLNDFEALALALPRLRPSQLRADLPRQPLGDVMAAVGPGTGLGVAGVVRTPVGWVALPGEGGHATLAPADDYESALLVHVRQALPHVSGERLLSGLGLPTLYRAVANVNGHAARDLVAEQIVAYGIDGSDAMCAATLDAFCALLGNFAGSVALTMGARAGVYIGGGIVPRLGERFFASAFRARFEAKGRFRDYLERIPTPVITDTLAALSGAAGALDQHVPR, encoded by the coding sequence ATGATCACATCCGAGCACCATCTGTCCCGTCCACACGCCCGCCCACATGCCTCCTCCTTGTTGCGGCCCGTGTCAGTGCAGGTCCCGACTTCCGCGCTGGCGCTGGGCTTTCCCCGTCTGGTGGGCGACGTCGGCGGCACGAATGCGCGCTTCGCCCTGATCGAAGGTCCGGATGGCATCCCTGCACATTTACGCACTCTTCGGGTGGCAGACCACGTCAATATCGCAGACGCAATCGAATCCTACCTGACCAGCCTCGAGCAAGACGGTGCCACGACGGATCGCCCATGCGCGGCCGCGCTTGCGCTGGCCACGCCTATCGGCGGCGACAGCGTCGTCATGACCAACAACGGCTGGCGTTTTTCCCGCCATGCCTTGCAAGAGCGACTTGGGCTGGACGCCCTTCTACTGCTGAACGACTTCGAAGCGCTGGCCTTGGCGCTGCCGCGGCTACGTCCTTCACAGCTGCGCGCGGACTTGCCGCGCCAGCCGTTGGGAGATGTCATGGCAGCCGTGGGGCCGGGTACGGGCCTCGGCGTCGCCGGTGTCGTGCGCACGCCGGTCGGATGGGTGGCATTGCCGGGCGAAGGCGGCCACGCGACGCTGGCACCGGCTGACGACTACGAAAGCGCCCTGCTGGTCCACGTCCGCCAGGCGCTACCGCACGTGTCGGGCGAACGGCTGCTATCGGGCCTGGGCCTGCCAACGTTGTACCGCGCTGTGGCGAACGTGAACGGACACGCCGCGCGGGACCTCGTCGCCGAACAGATCGTCGCATACGGCATAGACGGCAGCGACGCAATGTGCGCGGCAACGCTCGACGCTTTCTGTGCGCTGCTGGGCAACTTCGCCGGCAGCGTGGCCCTTACGATGGGTGCCCGAGCTGGCGTGTATATCGGCGGCGGCATCGTCCCGCGACTGGGCGAGCGCTTCTTCGCCTCGGCGTTCCGAGCGCGTTTCGAAGCCAAGGGGCGGTTCCGCGACTATCTGGA
- a CDS encoding LysR family transcriptional regulator, protein MRFNKLDLNLLVVLNALLTERSISRAAAKIHLSQPATSNALARLRDYFGDELLVSSGRQLLLTSRAESLIEPVREVLMRIDSTIATQPEFDPALETRSFTLLASDFTTTILIPPLLESLFQAAPGVRIHMRSVTYQAGEMLEQGKADFLIAPSQFLSKNHPSSTLFEEEYVCVTWSRHTHVREQLTLNDYLSCGHVTLNLSAGQQGSAFDSWFIDSFDVKRRIEVTAPTMAALPALVIGTDRIATVHRRVAEQASTYLPVTIWEPPLKIPHLVQMLQWHKYKSNDPATTWMRERLTEVAERIWAYTS, encoded by the coding sequence ATGCGCTTCAATAAACTGGACCTGAATCTGCTTGTCGTCCTCAACGCCCTGCTCACGGAGCGCAGCATCAGCCGCGCTGCCGCAAAGATCCACCTGAGTCAGCCGGCCACCAGCAATGCGCTGGCGCGCCTGCGCGACTACTTCGGCGACGAACTTCTGGTCAGTTCCGGGCGCCAATTGCTGCTCACGTCGCGCGCCGAATCGTTGATCGAGCCCGTCCGCGAAGTGCTGATGCGAATCGACTCGACGATCGCGACCCAACCGGAATTCGACCCGGCGCTGGAAACCCGCTCGTTTACACTCCTGGCGTCAGACTTCACAACGACCATCTTGATCCCGCCCCTGCTCGAATCGCTGTTCCAGGCTGCCCCGGGCGTTCGCATCCACATGCGTAGCGTGACCTATCAGGCGGGCGAGATGCTCGAGCAGGGCAAGGCAGATTTTTTGATCGCTCCTTCGCAATTCCTATCAAAGAACCATCCGTCCAGCACGCTCTTCGAGGAGGAGTACGTGTGCGTTACCTGGAGTCGCCACACCCACGTGCGCGAGCAACTGACGCTGAACGACTACCTGTCCTGCGGCCACGTCACCCTTAACCTCTCCGCCGGACAGCAAGGCTCGGCGTTCGATAGCTGGTTTATTGATAGCTTCGACGTAAAACGCCGCATTGAGGTGACAGCGCCAACCATGGCCGCCCTGCCGGCGCTGGTGATCGGAACCGATCGCATCGCCACCGTGCACCGACGCGTGGCCGAGCAAGCCAGCACGTATCTGCCCGTCACGATATGGGAGCCGCCACTGAAGATTCCTCACTTGGTGCAAATGCTGCAATGGCACAAATACAAGAGCAATGACCCGGCCACGACCTGGATGCGCGAGCGCTTGACCGAAGTCGCCGAGCGCATCTGGGCATACACCAGCTGA
- a CDS encoding LacI family DNA-binding transcriptional regulator codes for MPAKRPTDMRSPPTDVNVGTHNTTKAASINAVAEYAGVSIATVSRVLNSSKPVNAHTRERVEAAVEALGYRANMFARSLMRGESHLLLVLMPDFANPFFSETVKGIESVARRQGYNIVLSGAPDTLAREGHSLDILYNRLVDGVISLANYHDLPRVLRDVPNLPWVSCSEFNPESHVPHVSIDHEQAAVDAVQYLINRGHRRIALLGADENYAWARQRRAGYEMALRRAGLVIEPQLIRIARGTDYSFGMEAAGALLAQESPPTSVFAVSDTLAIGAIKAFRRAGRRVPEDIAVVGFDNIPLSQVFEPALTTIAQPMFELGAEAANLLLERLAGGAPGSRTLQHSLVVRESA; via the coding sequence ATGCCCGCCAAACGCCCCACCGACATGCGCTCCCCGCCCACTGACGTAAACGTTGGCACGCACAACACTACAAAAGCGGCGTCGATCAATGCCGTCGCAGAATATGCCGGGGTTTCCATCGCCACTGTCTCGCGCGTGCTTAATTCCAGCAAGCCAGTGAACGCCCACACACGAGAACGCGTCGAGGCAGCCGTAGAGGCGCTCGGCTACCGGGCCAATATGTTCGCGCGCAGCCTGATGCGGGGCGAAAGTCACCTGTTGCTGGTGCTGATGCCAGACTTCGCCAATCCGTTTTTTTCCGAAACCGTCAAGGGCATCGAATCAGTGGCGCGCCGGCAGGGCTATAACATCGTGCTCAGCGGCGCGCCCGACACGCTGGCGCGCGAGGGCCACTCACTTGACATCCTGTACAACCGCTTGGTCGACGGCGTGATCAGCCTGGCCAACTACCACGACCTCCCGCGTGTCCTGAGAGACGTGCCCAACCTGCCGTGGGTCTCGTGCTCGGAATTCAATCCAGAGAGTCATGTACCGCACGTAAGCATCGACCACGAACAGGCTGCCGTCGATGCTGTGCAATACCTGATCAACCGGGGACATAGGCGCATCGCCCTGCTCGGCGCAGACGAGAATTACGCGTGGGCACGCCAGCGCCGCGCCGGTTACGAGATGGCGTTACGCCGCGCGGGCCTCGTGATCGAACCACAGTTGATACGGATCGCGCGCGGTACGGACTATAGCTTCGGCATGGAGGCGGCGGGTGCGCTGCTGGCCCAGGAATCGCCGCCTACCAGCGTGTTCGCCGTTTCCGACACGCTCGCCATCGGCGCGATCAAAGCGTTCCGCCGAGCCGGTCGGCGCGTGCCGGAAGACATTGCCGTAGTCGGTTTCGACAATATTCCGCTATCCCAGGTGTTCGAGCCGGCCTTGACAACGATTGCCCAGCCGATGTTCGAACTTGGGGCAGAGGCTGCGAACCTGCTGCTGGAGCGTTTGGCCGGCGGCGCCCCGGGTTCGCGCACCCTGCAACATTCGCTTGTCGTACGCGAATCGGCCTGA
- a CDS encoding FAD-dependent monooxygenase: MAAPINKVLIIDGGFSGMAAAIELRKHGIDVELLELNQDWRSYGAGNNMAGASMCVQPQPGVMDAFMEESAASNSVDGYIATGCRAARLPTPSIAGHDVPGDCAIMRASLARILADVTRASGTHMRRDADGARRPDSRSYP; this comes from the coding sequence ATGGCAGCACCCATCAACAAGGTACTTATTATCGACGGCGGCTTTTCTGGTATGGCCGCCGCCATCGAACTGCGCAAGCACGGCATCGATGTCGAACTGCTTGAGCTCAACCAGGACTGGCGTTCGTACGGCGCCGGCAACAACATGGCCGGCGCCAGCATGTGCGTGCAACCTCAACCCGGCGTAATGGACGCGTTCATGGAAGAGAGCGCGGCATCGAACAGCGTCGATGGCTACATTGCGACCGGCTGCAGAGCGGCCAGACTGCCGACGCCGAGCATCGCCGGCCACGACGTGCCGGGCGATTGCGCGATCATGCGCGCTTCGCTGGCGCGTATTCTCGCCGATGTCACTCGTGCGTCCGGTACCCATATGCGCCGAGACGCTGACGGCGCTCGTCGCCCCGATTCGAGGAGCTATCCATGA
- a CDS encoding TonB-dependent receptor family protein produces MALFAAAPLPYAAAVTLAPEAADTPLSVVVVSATRAEHTSFDLPAAIDVVDADRIGAAQPRVNASEALAAVPGLVVQNRQNYAQDLQISSRGFGARSAFGVRGVRLVADGIPATMPDGQGQAATFNLDMAERIEVLRGPFSTLYGNHAGGVIQLFTRDPRGAPYIETNVSAGSDGMRKLDVNTGGKQGAFGWLLDGSRFETDGYRAHSAATRDQAYAKLTFDTSVTGKLTVTASGLRQDDTQDPLGVTWATFQHDPRAGEIDTTDTQTPKRTLADRYDTRKSIHHTQVGLAWDEKFGQDRLHVAVYGGNRSVIQYQSFSKAFQAPASHSGGVVDFDRDFYGIDANWLMVRPLGDGSLRTTVGLEAGKSNDARKGYENYVGTTFGVKGNLRRDEEDEVRNVDPYLQLEWERGQWVFTGGLRHSRVSFDVDDHYLANGNDGGSVDYRHTTQLLGALYKVTPTLNVYASAARGFETPTLNEVFYSGTGNGFNYRLGAATSTQLELGAKALIGQDVRVNAALFQVRTHDELVVDSSSGGRTTYRNASATLRQGLELSLDADLRAGFSARVAATVLRAIYDEAFTGVAEGNRLPGVPRTSLFGELAWKDADGRLQAALETIASGKVYPDDANAATPAPGYAIVNARVQASQPLGAWRVREYARVNNVFDRTYVGSVIVGDSNKRYYEAAPGRNWVLGASVQYQF; encoded by the coding sequence GTGGCACTGTTCGCCGCGGCCCCGCTCCCGTACGCCGCCGCTGTCACTCTTGCGCCGGAAGCGGCCGATACGCCGCTGAGCGTGGTCGTCGTCAGCGCCACGCGCGCCGAGCACACGAGCTTCGACCTGCCGGCCGCCATCGACGTCGTCGACGCGGACCGCATCGGCGCCGCCCAGCCGCGCGTCAACGCGTCCGAGGCGCTGGCCGCCGTGCCGGGACTCGTCGTGCAAAACCGCCAGAACTATGCGCAGGACCTGCAGATCTCGTCGCGCGGCTTCGGCGCGCGCTCGGCGTTCGGCGTGCGCGGCGTGCGCCTCGTCGCCGACGGCATCCCAGCCACCATGCCGGACGGCCAGGGCCAGGCCGCGACGTTCAATCTCGACATGGCCGAGCGCATCGAAGTCCTGCGCGGCCCCTTCTCCACCTTGTACGGCAACCACGCCGGCGGGGTGATACAACTGTTCACGCGTGATCCACGCGGCGCGCCCTATATCGAAACGAATGTCTCCGCCGGCAGCGACGGCATGCGCAAGCTTGATGTCAACACGGGCGGCAAACAGGGCGCCTTCGGCTGGCTGCTGGACGGCTCGCGTTTCGAGACGGACGGCTACCGCGCCCACAGCGCCGCCACGCGCGACCAGGCCTATGCCAAACTGACGTTCGACACGTCCGTCACAGGCAAGTTGACCGTGACGGCGAGCGGCTTGCGCCAGGACGACACGCAGGACCCGCTCGGCGTGACGTGGGCCACGTTCCAGCACGACCCGCGCGCGGGCGAGATCGACACGACGGATACGCAGACGCCCAAGCGCACCCTGGCCGACCGCTACGACACCCGTAAAAGCATCCACCACACGCAGGTCGGCCTCGCGTGGGACGAGAAGTTCGGCCAGGACCGCCTGCACGTCGCGGTCTACGGCGGCAACCGCAGCGTGATCCAGTACCAGTCCTTCTCGAAGGCGTTCCAGGCCCCGGCCAGCCATTCCGGCGGCGTGGTCGATTTCGACCGCGATTTTTATGGTATCGACGCGAACTGGCTGATGGTGCGCCCGCTCGGCGATGGGAGTCTCCGCACGACCGTCGGCCTGGAAGCCGGTAAATCGAACGATGCCCGCAAGGGGTACGAGAACTACGTCGGCACCACGTTCGGCGTGAAGGGGAACCTGCGCCGCGACGAGGAAGACGAGGTGCGCAACGTCGATCCTTACCTGCAGCTGGAATGGGAGCGTGGACAGTGGGTGTTCACGGGCGGCCTGCGCCACAGCCGCGTGAGCTTCGACGTGGACGACCACTATCTCGCGAACGGCAACGACGGCGGCAGCGTCGACTACCGCCACACGACGCAGCTGCTCGGCGCACTGTACAAGGTCACGCCGACATTGAACGTCTATGCCAGCGCGGCGCGCGGCTTCGAGACGCCGACGCTGAACGAAGTCTTTTACTCGGGCACGGGCAACGGCTTCAACTACCGCCTCGGCGCGGCCACGAGCACGCAGCTGGAGCTTGGGGCCAAGGCCCTGATCGGCCAGGACGTGCGCGTCAATGCGGCCCTGTTCCAGGTGCGCACGCACGACGAGCTGGTCGTCGACAGTTCGAGCGGCGGCCGCACCACCTACCGCAACGCGAGCGCCACCCTGCGCCAGGGCCTGGAACTGTCGCTCGACGCCGACCTGCGCGCAGGGTTCTCCGCCCGCGTGGCGGCCACGGTGCTGCGCGCGATCTACGACGAGGCGTTCACCGGCGTCGCCGAAGGCAACCGCCTGCCGGGCGTGCCGCGAACGAGCCTGTTCGGCGAACTGGCGTGGAAGGATGCGGACGGCCGCCTGCAGGCCGCGCTGGAGACCATCGCCAGCGGCAAGGTCTACCCGGACGACGCCAACGCGGCGACGCCGGCGCCGGGCTACGCGATCGTCAACGCGCGGGTACAGGCCAGCCAGCCGCTGGGCGCGTGGCGCGTGCGCGAGTACGCGCGCGTGAACA